One part of the Drosophila teissieri strain GT53w chromosome 3R, Prin_Dtei_1.1, whole genome shotgun sequence genome encodes these proteins:
- the LOC122620475 gene encoding transient receptor potential protein: protein MGSNTESDAEKALGSRLDYDLMMAEEYILSDVEKNFILSCERGDLPGVKKILEEYQGTDKFNINCTDPMNRSALISAIENENFDLMVILLEHNIEVGDALLHAISEEYVEAVEELLQWEETNHKEGQPYSWEAVDRSKSTFTVDITPLILAAHRNNYEILKILLDRGATLPMPHDVKCGCDECVTSQTSDSLRHSQSRINAYRALSASSLIALSSRDPVLTAFQLSWELKRLQAMESEFRAEYTEMRQMVQDFGTSLLDHARTSMELEVMLNFNHEPSHDIWCLGQRQTLERLKLAIRYKQKTFVAHPNVQQLLAAIWYDGLPGFRRKQASQQLMDVVKLGCSFPLYSLKYILAPDSDGAKFMRKPFVKFITHSCSYMFFLMLLGAASLRVVQITFELLAFPWMLTMLEDWRKHERGSLPGPIELAIITYIMALIFEELKSLYSDGLFEYIMDLWNIVDYISNMFYVTWILCRATAWVIVHRDLWFRGIDPYFPREHWHPFDPMLLSEGAFAAGMVFSYLKLVHIFSINPHLGPLQVSLGRMIIDIIKFFFIYTLVLFAFGCGLNQLLWYYAELEKNKCYHLHPDVADFDDQEKACTIWRRFSNLFETSQSLFWASFGLVDLVSFDLAGIKSFTRFWALLMFGSYSVINIIVLLNMLIAMMSNSYQIISERADTEWKFARSQLWMSYFEDGGTIPPPFNLCPNMKMLRKTLGRKRPSRTKSFMRKSMERAQTLHDKVMKLLVRRYITAEQRRRDDYGITEDDIIEVRQDISSLRFELLEIFTNNSWDVPDIEKKSQGVARTTKGKVMERRILKDFQIGFVENLKQEMSESESGRDIFSSLAKVIGRKKTQKGDKDWNAIARKNTFASDPIGSKRSSMQRHSQRSLRRKIIEQANEGLQMNQNQLIEFNPNLGDVTRATRVAYVKFMRKKMAADEVSLADDEDAPNGAVEKKPLDASGSKKSVTSGGTGGGASMLAAAALRASVKNVDEKSGASDKDQKSDGKPGTTSKPTDDKKPGDERDKQQPPKDSKPPATGPKPGDQKPTPGAGAPKPQSAGTVSKPSDPQKKDAPAPPSKPGDTKPSAPKPGEPAKPEAAAKKEESSKTEASKPAATNGAAKSAAPSAPSDAKPDPKLKPGAAGAPEATKATNGASKPDDKKSGPEESKKGPADSKPGDGAKDKDKKPGDDKDKKSGDDKDKKPADNNDKKPGDDKDKKPGDDKDKKPGDDKDKKPGDDKDKKPGDDKDKKPADDKDKDKKPGAAPLKPAIKVGQSSAAAGGERGKSTVTGRMISGWL, encoded by the exons ATGGGCAGCAATACGGAATCCGATGCCGAGAAGGCGTTGGGCTCTCGCCTGGATTACGACCTGATGATGGCCGAGGAGTACATCCTCAGCGATGTGGAGAAGAATTTCATATTGTCCTGCGAGCGGGGTGACCTGCCAGGTGTCAAGAA GATCCTCGAGGAGTACCAGGGAACGGACAAGTTCAACATTAACTGCACGGACCCCATGAACCGCTCCGCCCTCATTTCGGCCATCGAGAACGAGAACTTCGACCTGATGGTGATCCTGCTGGAGCATAACATCGAGGTGGGCGACGCCCTGCTGCACGCCATCTCCGAGGAGTACGTGGAggccgtggaggagctgctgcagtggGAGGAGACCAACCACAAGGAGGGCCAGCCCTAC AGCTGGGAGGCGGTGGACCGCTCCAAGTCCACCTTCACCGTGGACATCACGCCCCTGATCCTGGCCGCCCACCGCAATAACTACGAGATACTCAAAATCCTCCTGGATCGCGGGGCCACGCTGCCCATGCCGCACGACGTCAA GTGCGGCTGCGATGAGTGCGTGACCTCCCAGACGTCGGACTCCCTGCGCCACTCGCAGTCGAGGATCAACGCATACCGCGCCCTGTCCGCCAGCTCGCTGATAGCGCTCAGCTCCCGGGACCCTGTACTGACCGCCTTCCAGTTGTCCTGGGAACTCAAGCGCCTGCAGGCGATGGAATCGGAGTTTCGTGCCGAATACACG GAGATGCGTCAGATGGTGCAGGACTTCGGGACCTCGCTCCTGGACCACGCACGCACATCCATGGAGCTGGAGGTGATGCTCAACTTCAACCACGAGCCGTCCCACGACATCTGGTGTCTTGGCCAGCGGCAAACCCTGGAACGACTGAAGCTGGCCATTCGCTACAAGCAGAAAACG TTTGTGGCACATCCGAACGTGCAACAGTTGCTGGCCGCCATTTGGTACGACGGACTGCCGGGATTCCGGCGCAAACAGGCCTCCCAGCAGCTGATGGACGTGGTGAAGCTGGGCTGCAGCTTCCCCCTCTACAGCTTGAAGTACATCCTGGCCCCGGACTCCGATGGGGCCAAGTTCATGCGCAAGCCCTTTGTCAAGTTCATCACGCACTCCTGCTCCTACATGTTCTTCCTGA TGCTCCTGGGTGCTGCCTCGCTGAGGGTGGTGCAAATCACCTTTGAACTCCTTGCTTTTCCCTGGATGCTGACCATGCTGGAGGATTGGCGCAAGCACGAGAGAGGTTCCCTACCGGGTCCCATCGAACTGGCAATCATCACCTACATAATGGCTCTGATATTTGAGGAACTGAAGTCGTTGTACTCGGATGGCTTGTTCGAGTACATCATGGATCTGTGGAACATAGTGGACTACATATCGAACATGTTCTATGTGACGTGGATTCTTTGTAGAGCCACCGCTTGGGTTATCGTCCAT CGCGATCTCTGGTTCCGGGGCATAGATCCGTACTTCCCACGGGAGCACTGGCATCCGTTTGATCCAATGCTTCTATCGGAGGGCGCCTTTGCCGCCGGAATGGTCTTCTCCTACCTGAAGCTCGTCCACATCTTCTCCATAAATCCGCACTTGGGACCCTTGCAAGTCTCACTGGGTCGCATGATAATCGATATCATCAAGTTCTTCTTCATCTACACACTGGTGTTGTTTGCCTTCGGATGTGGTCTCAACCAGCTGCTGTGGTACTACGCTGAGCTCGAGAAGAACAAGTGCTACCACCTGCATCCCGATGTGGCTGACTTTGATGACCAGGAGAAGGCTTGTACCATCTGGCGTAGATTTTCCAA CTTATTCGAGACATCGCAATCGCTCTTCTGGGCCTCCTTTGGCCTGGTGGACCTGGTCTCCTTCGATCTGGCTGGAATCAAGAGCTTCACCCGTTTCTGGGCCCTGCTGATGTTCGGCTCCTATTCGGTTATCAACATCATCGTGCTCCTCAACATGCTGATTGCCATGATGTCCAACTCCTACCAAATCATCTCGGAGCGAGCCGACACCGAGTGGAAGTTCGCCCGATCCCAGCTGTGGATGAGCTACTTCGAGGATGGCGGCACCATTCCGCCGCCCTTCAATCTCTGTCCCAACATGAAGATGCTGAGGAAGACGCTGGGGCGAAAGCGACCGTCACGCACCAAGAGCTTCATG CGAAAGTCCATGGAACGGGCACAGACGCTGCATGACAAAGTGATGAAGCTGCTGGTCAGGAGGTACATTACGGCGGAGCAGCGGCGGCGGGACGATTACGGCATTACCGAGGATGATATCATTGAGGTGCGCCAGGACATCAGCTCCTTGCGCTTCGAGTTGCTGGAGATTTTCACCAACAATAGCTGGGATGTGCCCGACATTGAGAAGAAGTCGCAGG GAGTTGCTCGAACCACCAAGGGCAAGGTGATGGAACGCCGCATCCTCAAGGACTTCCAGATTGGCTTTGTCGAGAATCTGAAGCAGGAAATGAGCGAGTCCGAGAGCGGACGAGATATATTCTCCTCGCTGGCCAAGGTCATCGGCAGGAAGAAGACCCAGAAGGG AGACAAGGATTGGAACGCCATTGCGAGGAAGAATACTTTCGCCTCCGATCCCATTGGCTCCAAGCGGTCCTCCATGCAACGTCATAGCCAGCGAAGCCTGAGGAGGAAGATCATCGAGCAGGCGAACGAGGGTCTCCAGATGAACCAGAACCAACTGATTG AGTTCAATCCCAACTTGGGTGATGTGACGCGTGCCACAAGAGTGGCCTATGTCAAGTTCATGCGAAAGAAGATGGCTGCCGACGAGGTATCCTTGGCCGATGACGAGGATGCTCCCAATGGCGCAGTGGAGAAGAAGCCGCTGGATGCCTCTGGG TCCAAAAAGTCCGTAACTAGTGGTGGCACTGGAGGAGGAGCTTCTATGCTGGCTGCAGCTGCTTTAAGAGCATCGGTCAAGAATGTGGATGAAAAGTCCGGAGCCAGTGACAAGGATCAGAAGTCCGATGGCAAGCCCGGCACGACGAGCAAGCCAACGGATGACAAGAAACCAGGTGACGAAAGGGATAAGCAGCAGCCTCCCAAGGACTCCAAGCCGCCAGCAACGGGTCCCAAGCCCGGCGATCAGAAGCCAACTCCGGGTGCGGGAGCTCCGAAGCCCCAGTCTGCTGGCACTGTCAGCAAGCCCAGTGACCCACAAAAGAAGGACGCTCCGGCACCACCAAGCAAACCCGGAGACACTAAGCCTTCTGCTCCCAAACCAGGAGAGCCCGCAAAGCCCGAGGCAGCGGCCAAAAAGGAGGAGTCTTCTAAGACCGAGGCCAGCAAGCCGGCAGCTACGAATGGAGCAGCCAAGAGCGCAGCTCCCTCCGCTCCTTCGGATGCCAAGCCAGATCCCAAACTGAAACcgggagcagctggagcaccCGAAGCAACGAAGGCAACCAATGGGGCCTCCAAGCCGGACGACAAGAAGAGCGGGCCGGAGGAGTCCAAAAAGGGTCCAGCAGACTCCAAGCCAGGAGACGGTGCCAAGGACAAGGATAAGAAACCGGGCGATGATAAGGACAAGAAATCTGGCGACGACAAAGACAAGAAACCTGCCGACAATAATGATAAGAAGCCAGGTGATGACAAGGACAAGAAGCCGGGTGACGATAAGGATAAGAAGCCGGGCGACGATAAGGATAAGAAGCCGGGTGACGACAAGGACAAGAAGCCAGGTGATGATAAGGACAAGAAGCCTGCCGatgacaaggacaaggacaagaagCCAGGAGCAGCTCCTCTGAAGCCGGCGATCAAGGTGGGTCAGAGCAGTGCGGCAGCTGGCGGAGAACGGGGCAAATCCACAGTCACAGGACGCATGATCTCCGGCTGGCTTTAA
- the LOC122620896 gene encoding uncharacterized protein LOC122620896 isoform X1, producing MKANPAILLISFSLLALQSNCEATQKSQLGQPLIQLSHDNNDDDYPEVKDEIHLEDFFWTGSGDGPPDFLKKVHTGITKGKETVFKTETVVATIYVDGNNEIDIPICLDCKPDDGGGTWDTGGPGMPPLNYSATDRRYWLLTVMSGFYTAKDNPTLEEKLARLYRLAFTRQQTRHLGINGAQQIEGVNLPANRERRKSLTPPTRVETTTGSPADDVEILDMQDEDEEHYIKSVRRLGEDTEWASHSQEEQEQSEEQLPMGVTPSTSTGTESIDYGAYVTLIPWELIQQNGKSEKLREMHETLLTKQPPVQQQQEQQRRAEPPQTQTQTHSQAQPLYRDEHVRVVIHNLTQISEADVQKWSTNTNGFRAMEQHNYVNLKFSNDRPIANQTELIYTVLVNGRPVLATTAAKDMELVTESEAVKTFGQAVYMKSEPYIREPTATALAPVPRSGQAGFFNSVKNNVALVVISSLAILLLMLLLVAVLLLGRTRSRQRELSAVNRNSSRNELLSDGQSMRPTTSERTEGEPSPGHSQSREAGVRNFSYEREPRISFPAPPQETRSRRESISSTTDNTSDSSVYCPINPPSADVQRILDDKAARLFDAHKRRHQYDRAEGHEETVYTSVVSEKKSDKMRHKSRRRYLNENRVGSLETSPVQGSLAGHSSAEASPEVMRRSYENFQRSEAFNPHNNYHRNKLLNQKTGRGASAEAINSEMIRHLQPSDKSDTASVGSFLSMASVRAFPKSTLPEPLNRVLDPVFVTYYDNVNAVAPHNSTRSLRSHKSLGSKDNTIATIASFPSPKAPPSVRNVRSASHSDNPDPGVVGPVVWERHKKKQTQEAHTYADYNPSPLHNPSAIRNHYEGLLEGALQMYSSQDDIPMPLPTQNFTNNRRATKREHRGSSAGLPSFHPSGEPKGIAERPATAQPEKTSKSAHSTQPPSPTYSAWGGGSMYSSHSTLNRPVSAGPFQRVEARLDASAPSGSGTGTAPLIEAIQSELRRFKQQQE from the exons ATGAAAGCAAATCCGGCGATTCTGCTCATTTCTTTCTCGCTTCTGGCCCTCCAATCCAATTGTGAAGCTACGCAAAAGTCGCAGCTCGGCCAGCCGCTTATACAATTGAGTCACG ACAACAACGATGATGACTATCCAGAAGTGAAGGACGAAATTCACTTGGAAGACTTCTTTTGGACTGGCTCGGGGGATGGACCCCCGGATTTCCTGAAGAAGGTGCACACGGGGATTACCAAGGGCAAGGAAACGGTTTTCAAGACCGAAACGGTGGTGGCCACCATCTATGTGGATGGGAATAAT GAGATTGACATACCCATCTGCCTGGACTGCAAGCCAGATGATGGCGGCGGCACCTGGGACACCGGTGGTCCAGGAATGCCTCCTCTGAACTACTCCGCCACGGACCGACGTTATTGGCTGCTGACCGTGATGTCGGGTTTCTATACGGCAAAGGACAATCCCACGTTGGAGGAAAAGCTGGCTCGTCTATATCGTCTGGCTTTTACCAG ACAGCAAACCCGTCACCTGGGCATCAATGGAGCTCAGCAGATCGAAGGCGTTAACCTACCGGCGAATCGAGAACGCCGCAAGTCCTTGACTCCGCCGACGAGAGTGGAAACCACGACGGGATCGCCAGCGGATGATGTTGAAATACTGGACAtgcaggacgaggacgaggagcacTACATAAAGAGTGTGAGGCGACTGGGCGAGGACACCGAGTGGGCCAGCCACtcgcaggaggagcaggagcagtcgGAGGAGCAGCTCCCAATGGGGGTCACACCCTCGACCAGCACGGGCACGGAATCGATAGATTATGGAGCATACGTTACTCTAATCCCCTGGGAGCTCATACAGCAGAATGGGAAATCGGAAAAGTTGCGGGAAATGCACGAAACCTTGTTGACTAAGCAACCGCcggtgcaacaacaacaggagcagcaacgGAGGGCGGAACCACCacagacccagacccagacccattCCCAGGCCCAGCCACTTTATAGGGACGAGCACGTCAGAGTTGTCATACACAACCTAACGCAAATTAGCGAGGCGGATGTGCAAAAGTGGAGCACCAACACCAATGGGTTCCGTGCCATGGAGCAGCACAACTACGTCAACCTCAAATT CAGCAATGATCGTCCCATCGCCAACCAAACGGAGCTGATTTACACGGTTTTGGTGAATGGTCGACCTGTTTTGGCCACCACAGCGGCAAAGGACATGGAACTGGTCACCGAATCCGAGGCGGTGAAGACTTTCGGACAGGCCGTCTATATGAAATCCGAAC CGTATATTAGGGAGCCCACGGCCACCGCTTTGGCGCCAGTTCCTCGAAGTGGACAGGCTGGGTTCTTCAACTCGGTCAAGAACAATGTGGCCCTGGTGGTCATCAGCTCCTTGGCcatcctgctgctgatgctgctgctcgtggCGGTTCTACTCCTGGGACGAACGCGATCCCGGCAACGGGAGCTTAGTGCAGTCAACAG AAACTCCTCCCGCAACGAACTGCTCTCCGATGGTCAATCCATGCGACCCACGACCAGTGAGAGGACCGAGGGAGAACCGAGTCCAGGACATTCCCAATCCCGGGAGGCTGGCGTAAGAAACTTCTCCTACGAGAGGGAGCCACGCATCAGTTTCCCAGCTCCGCCACAGGAGACACGGTCCCGGCGAGAATCCATTTCCTCGACGACGGACAACACTTCCGATTCCTCGGTTTACTGCCCCATCAATCCGCCGAGTGCCGATGTCCAGAGGATCCTGGACGACAAGGCTGCCCGCTTGTTCGACGCCCATAAGAGGCGCCATCAGTACGATCGAGCCGAGGGTCACGAGGAAACCGTTTACACATCCGTGGTGTCGGAGAAGAAGAGCGACAAGATGCGACACAAGTCACGGAGGCGCTATCTGAACGAGAACCGCGTGGGCTCCCTGGAGACGAGTCCGGTGCAGGGTTCCCTGGCGGGCCATTCCTCCGCTGAGGCGTCCCCGGAAGTTATGCGCCGGAGCTACGAGAACTTCCAACGGAGCGAGGCCTTCAATCCGCACAACAACTACCACCGGAACAAGCTGCTGAACCAAAAAACCGGACGAGGAGCGTCCGCCGAGGCCATCAACAGCGAGATGATCCGGCATCTGCAGCCGTCTGACAAGTCGGATACGGCCAGTGTGGGATCCTTCCTGTCCATGGCCTCGGTGCGGGCCTTTCCCAAGAGCACTCTGCCGGAGCCCCTGAACCGCGTTCTGGATCCCGTCTTCGTCACCTACTACGACAACGTGAACGCAGTGGCGCCGCACAACTCCACCAGATCCCTGCGCTCCCACAAGTCGCTGGGCAGCAAGGACAACACCATAGCCACCATCGCCAGTTTCCCCAGTCCCAAGGCGCCGCCATCGGTGAGGAATGTGCGCTCCGCCTCGCACAGCGACAATCCGGATCCGGGAGTCGTGGGTCCCGTGGTCTGGGAGCGGCACAAGAAGAAGCAGACGCAGG AGGCCCACACCTATGCCGACTACAATCCCAGTCCGCTGCACAATCCGTCGGCCATTCGCAACCACTACGAGGGGCTGCTGGAGGGAGCTCTGCAGATGTACTCCAGCCAGGACGACATACCCATGCCCCTGCCCACCCAGAACTTCACCAACAACCGGAGGGCCACGAAGCGCGAGCACAGGGGCTCATCAGCGGGATTGCCGAG CTTTCATCCTTCGGGGGAACCCAAGGGCATAGCTGAACGTCCGGCCACCGCACAGCCGGAGAAGACGTCCAAGTCGGCGCACTCCACGCAGCCCCCGTCGCCCACTTACAGTGCCTGGGGAGGTGGCAGCATGTACAGCTCCCACTCCACCCTGAATCGTCCCGTGAGCGCAGGACCCTTCCAGCGGGTGGAGGCCAGATTGGATGCAAGTGCTCCATCGGGCAGCGGAACGGGAACGGCGCCCCTCATCGAGGCCATACAGTCCGAGCTGCGAAGGTTCAAGCAACAGCAGGAGTAG
- the LOC122620897 gene encoding cardio acceleratory peptide 2b — protein MKSMLVHIVLVIFIIAEFSTAEPDHDKNRRGANMGLYAFPRVGRSDPSLANSLRDGLEAGVLDGIYGDASQEDYNEADFQKRASGLVAFPRVGRGDAELRKWAHLLALQQVLDKRTGPSASSGLWFGPRLGKRSVDAQSFADSSKGQKELN, from the exons ATGAAATCAATGTTGGTGCACATAGTCTTAGTGATTTTCATAATCGCCGAATTCAGTACAGCTG AGCCGGACCACGACAAGAACCGGCGAGGTGCCAACATGGGGCTCTATGCCTTCCCGCGCGTCGGTCGCAGCGATCCCAGTCTGGCCAACAGTCTGCGCGACGGATTAGAGGCCGGCGTCCTCGACGGCATTTACGGAGATGCCTCCCAGGAGGATTACAATG AGGCTGATTTCCAGAAGAGGGCCAGCGGTCTGGTGGCCTTCCCACGCGTTGGCCGCGGAGACGCCGAGCTGAGGAAGTGGGCCCACCTCCTGGCCCTGCAACAGGTGCTGGACAAGCGCACGGGTCCCAGTGCCTCCTCGGGATTGTGGTTCGGTCCCCGGCTGGGCAAGCGCAGTGTGGACGCCCAGTCCTTTGCGGACAGCTCCAAGGGCCAGAAGGAACTCAACTAG
- the LOC122620896 gene encoding uncharacterized protein LOC122620896 isoform X2 codes for MKANPAILLISFSLLALQSNCEATQKSQLGQPLIQLSHDNNDDDYPEVKDEIHLEDFFWTGSGDGPPDFLKKVHTGITKGKETVFKTETVVATIYVDGNNEIDIPICLDCKPDDGGGTWDTGGPGMPPLNYSATDRRYWLLTVMSGFYTAKDNPTLEEKLARLYRLAFTRQQTRHLGINGAQQIEGVNLPANRERRKSLTPPTRVETTTGSPADDVEILDMQDEDEEHYIKSVRRLGEDTEWASHSQEEQEQSEEQLPMGVTPSTSTGTESIDYGAYVTLIPWELIQQNGKSEKLREMHETLLTKQPPVQQQQEQQRRAEPPQTQTQTHSQAQPLYRDEHVRVVIHNLTQISEADVQKWSTNTNGFRAMEQHNYVNLKFNDRPIANQTELIYTVLVNGRPVLATTAAKDMELVTESEAVKTFGQAVYMKSEPYIREPTATALAPVPRSGQAGFFNSVKNNVALVVISSLAILLLMLLLVAVLLLGRTRSRQRELSAVNRNSSRNELLSDGQSMRPTTSERTEGEPSPGHSQSREAGVRNFSYEREPRISFPAPPQETRSRRESISSTTDNTSDSSVYCPINPPSADVQRILDDKAARLFDAHKRRHQYDRAEGHEETVYTSVVSEKKSDKMRHKSRRRYLNENRVGSLETSPVQGSLAGHSSAEASPEVMRRSYENFQRSEAFNPHNNYHRNKLLNQKTGRGASAEAINSEMIRHLQPSDKSDTASVGSFLSMASVRAFPKSTLPEPLNRVLDPVFVTYYDNVNAVAPHNSTRSLRSHKSLGSKDNTIATIASFPSPKAPPSVRNVRSASHSDNPDPGVVGPVVWERHKKKQTQEAHTYADYNPSPLHNPSAIRNHYEGLLEGALQMYSSQDDIPMPLPTQNFTNNRRATKREHRGSSAGLPSFHPSGEPKGIAERPATAQPEKTSKSAHSTQPPSPTYSAWGGGSMYSSHSTLNRPVSAGPFQRVEARLDASAPSGSGTGTAPLIEAIQSELRRFKQQQE; via the exons ATGAAAGCAAATCCGGCGATTCTGCTCATTTCTTTCTCGCTTCTGGCCCTCCAATCCAATTGTGAAGCTACGCAAAAGTCGCAGCTCGGCCAGCCGCTTATACAATTGAGTCACG ACAACAACGATGATGACTATCCAGAAGTGAAGGACGAAATTCACTTGGAAGACTTCTTTTGGACTGGCTCGGGGGATGGACCCCCGGATTTCCTGAAGAAGGTGCACACGGGGATTACCAAGGGCAAGGAAACGGTTTTCAAGACCGAAACGGTGGTGGCCACCATCTATGTGGATGGGAATAAT GAGATTGACATACCCATCTGCCTGGACTGCAAGCCAGATGATGGCGGCGGCACCTGGGACACCGGTGGTCCAGGAATGCCTCCTCTGAACTACTCCGCCACGGACCGACGTTATTGGCTGCTGACCGTGATGTCGGGTTTCTATACGGCAAAGGACAATCCCACGTTGGAGGAAAAGCTGGCTCGTCTATATCGTCTGGCTTTTACCAG ACAGCAAACCCGTCACCTGGGCATCAATGGAGCTCAGCAGATCGAAGGCGTTAACCTACCGGCGAATCGAGAACGCCGCAAGTCCTTGACTCCGCCGACGAGAGTGGAAACCACGACGGGATCGCCAGCGGATGATGTTGAAATACTGGACAtgcaggacgaggacgaggagcacTACATAAAGAGTGTGAGGCGACTGGGCGAGGACACCGAGTGGGCCAGCCACtcgcaggaggagcaggagcagtcgGAGGAGCAGCTCCCAATGGGGGTCACACCCTCGACCAGCACGGGCACGGAATCGATAGATTATGGAGCATACGTTACTCTAATCCCCTGGGAGCTCATACAGCAGAATGGGAAATCGGAAAAGTTGCGGGAAATGCACGAAACCTTGTTGACTAAGCAACCGCcggtgcaacaacaacaggagcagcaacgGAGGGCGGAACCACCacagacccagacccagacccattCCCAGGCCCAGCCACTTTATAGGGACGAGCACGTCAGAGTTGTCATACACAACCTAACGCAAATTAGCGAGGCGGATGTGCAAAAGTGGAGCACCAACACCAATGGGTTCCGTGCCATGGAGCAGCACAACTACGTCAACCTCAAATT CAATGATCGTCCCATCGCCAACCAAACGGAGCTGATTTACACGGTTTTGGTGAATGGTCGACCTGTTTTGGCCACCACAGCGGCAAAGGACATGGAACTGGTCACCGAATCCGAGGCGGTGAAGACTTTCGGACAGGCCGTCTATATGAAATCCGAAC CGTATATTAGGGAGCCCACGGCCACCGCTTTGGCGCCAGTTCCTCGAAGTGGACAGGCTGGGTTCTTCAACTCGGTCAAGAACAATGTGGCCCTGGTGGTCATCAGCTCCTTGGCcatcctgctgctgatgctgctgctcgtggCGGTTCTACTCCTGGGACGAACGCGATCCCGGCAACGGGAGCTTAGTGCAGTCAACAG AAACTCCTCCCGCAACGAACTGCTCTCCGATGGTCAATCCATGCGACCCACGACCAGTGAGAGGACCGAGGGAGAACCGAGTCCAGGACATTCCCAATCCCGGGAGGCTGGCGTAAGAAACTTCTCCTACGAGAGGGAGCCACGCATCAGTTTCCCAGCTCCGCCACAGGAGACACGGTCCCGGCGAGAATCCATTTCCTCGACGACGGACAACACTTCCGATTCCTCGGTTTACTGCCCCATCAATCCGCCGAGTGCCGATGTCCAGAGGATCCTGGACGACAAGGCTGCCCGCTTGTTCGACGCCCATAAGAGGCGCCATCAGTACGATCGAGCCGAGGGTCACGAGGAAACCGTTTACACATCCGTGGTGTCGGAGAAGAAGAGCGACAAGATGCGACACAAGTCACGGAGGCGCTATCTGAACGAGAACCGCGTGGGCTCCCTGGAGACGAGTCCGGTGCAGGGTTCCCTGGCGGGCCATTCCTCCGCTGAGGCGTCCCCGGAAGTTATGCGCCGGAGCTACGAGAACTTCCAACGGAGCGAGGCCTTCAATCCGCACAACAACTACCACCGGAACAAGCTGCTGAACCAAAAAACCGGACGAGGAGCGTCCGCCGAGGCCATCAACAGCGAGATGATCCGGCATCTGCAGCCGTCTGACAAGTCGGATACGGCCAGTGTGGGATCCTTCCTGTCCATGGCCTCGGTGCGGGCCTTTCCCAAGAGCACTCTGCCGGAGCCCCTGAACCGCGTTCTGGATCCCGTCTTCGTCACCTACTACGACAACGTGAACGCAGTGGCGCCGCACAACTCCACCAGATCCCTGCGCTCCCACAAGTCGCTGGGCAGCAAGGACAACACCATAGCCACCATCGCCAGTTTCCCCAGTCCCAAGGCGCCGCCATCGGTGAGGAATGTGCGCTCCGCCTCGCACAGCGACAATCCGGATCCGGGAGTCGTGGGTCCCGTGGTCTGGGAGCGGCACAAGAAGAAGCAGACGCAGG AGGCCCACACCTATGCCGACTACAATCCCAGTCCGCTGCACAATCCGTCGGCCATTCGCAACCACTACGAGGGGCTGCTGGAGGGAGCTCTGCAGATGTACTCCAGCCAGGACGACATACCCATGCCCCTGCCCACCCAGAACTTCACCAACAACCGGAGGGCCACGAAGCGCGAGCACAGGGGCTCATCAGCGGGATTGCCGAG CTTTCATCCTTCGGGGGAACCCAAGGGCATAGCTGAACGTCCGGCCACCGCACAGCCGGAGAAGACGTCCAAGTCGGCGCACTCCACGCAGCCCCCGTCGCCCACTTACAGTGCCTGGGGAGGTGGCAGCATGTACAGCTCCCACTCCACCCTGAATCGTCCCGTGAGCGCAGGACCCTTCCAGCGGGTGGAGGCCAGATTGGATGCAAGTGCTCCATCGGGCAGCGGAACGGGAACGGCGCCCCTCATCGAGGCCATACAGTCCGAGCTGCGAAGGTTCAAGCAACAGCAGGAGTAG